One segment of Drosophila mauritiana strain mau12 chromosome 3R, ASM438214v1, whole genome shotgun sequence DNA contains the following:
- the LOC117143199 gene encoding beta-1,4-galactosyltransferase 7, with product MVNISTINWVFVCGLSFCLGGIAVLSLMPLGSDCVCPLSNPLAKFAGAGEGVTVMKKEPADEKQPQPHDHGASVHKMALLVPFRDRFEELLQFVPHMTAFLKRQGVAHHIFVLNQVDRFRFNRASLINVGFQFASDVYDYIAMHDVDLLPLNDNLHYEYPSSLGPLHIAGPKLHPKYHYDNFVGGILLVRREHFKQMNGMSNQYWGWGLEDDEFFVRIRDAGLQVTRPQNIKTGTNDTFSHIHNRHHRKRDTQKCFNQKEMTRKRDHKTGLDNVKYKILKVHEMLIDQVPVTILNILLDCDVNKTPWCDCSGTAAAASAVQT from the exons ATGGTGAATATATCCACCATAAACTGGGTCTTCGTCTGCGGCCTGTCCTTCTGCCTGGGCGGGATTGCGGTGCTCAGTCTCATGCCATTGGGATCAG ACTGCGTGTGCCCGCTGTCCAATCCGCTGGCCAAGTTTGCCGGTGCAGGAGAAGGAGTAACCGTGATGAAGAAAGAGCCAGCGGATGAGAAGCAGCCACAGCCACATGACCACGGCGCGTCCGTACACAAGATGGCACTGCTGGTGCCGTTCCGGGACCGATTTGAGGAACTCCTTCAGTTCGTGCCGCACATGACCGCCTTTTTGAAGCGGCAGGGCGTGGCgcaccacatctttgtgctgAACCAAGTGGACAGGTTCCGCTTCAATCGCGCCTCTCTCATCAACGTGGGTTTCCAGTTTGCCAGCGATGTGTACGATTACATTGCCATGCACGACGTGGACTTGCTGCCCTTGAATGACAATCTGCACTATGAGTATCCCAGTAGTTTGGGACCACTGCACATCGCCGGACCGAAGCTGCATCCCAAATACCACTATGATAACTTCGTCGGAGGAATCTTGCTGGTGCGACGCGAGCACTTTAAACAGATGAACGGCATGTCGAATCAGTACTGGGGCTGGGGATTGGAGGACGACGAGTTCTTCGTGCGCATCCGAGATGCAGGATTGCAGGTGACGCGGCCGCAGAACATTAAGACTGGCACTAATGATACATTCAG CCATATTCACAACCGCCATCATCGTAAGCGGGACACCCAGAAGTGCTTCAACCAGAAGGAGATGACCCGCAAGCGGGACCACAAGACGGGCCTGGACAACGTGAAGTACAAAATACTCAAGGTGCATGAGATGCTCATTGACCAGGTGCCGGTGACCATCCTCAACATTTTGCTCGATTGTGATGTAAATAAAACGCCTTGGTGCGACTGCTCCGGAACGGCAGCGGCTGCATCGGCGGTACAAACCTGA
- the LOC117143208 gene encoding ER membrane protein complex subunit 6 produces MNRVKTTQSKTGEIIAYSESAIRNNISAVEYCRTSMAAISGCAAGILGLSGTLGFLFYFLSVFVLWILVLVKSGTQWRKFFINRRNLLTNQFMGGLCTYVLFWTFLYGMVHVY; encoded by the exons atgaatCGAGTGAAGACCACACAGTCCAAGACTGGCGAAATCATCGCCTACAGCGAGAGCGCCATCCGGAACAACATATCCGCCGTGGAGTACTGCCGCACATCGATGGCCGCCATCTCGGGCTGCGCTGCGG GTATTCTGGGCCTGAGTGGCACGTTGGGATTCCTCTTCTACTTTCTGTCCGTGTTCGTGCTCTGGATCCTGGTGCTCGTGAAATCGGGCACCCAGTGGCGCAAGTTCTTCATTAACCGCAGAAATCTGCTGACCAATCAGTTCATGGGCGGCCTTTGCACCTACGTGCTCTTCTGGACATTCCTCTATGGCATGGTGCACGTGTATTAG